The Epinephelus lanceolatus isolate andai-2023 chromosome 8, ASM4190304v1, whole genome shotgun sequence genome includes a window with the following:
- the LOC117258437 gene encoding glucose-induced degradation protein 8-B homolog produces the protein MSYAEKPEDITREEWMDKLNNVHIQRADMNRLIMNYLVTEGFKEAAEKFRMESGIEPSVDLDSLDERIKIREMILKGQIQDAIALINSLHPELLDTNRYLYFHLQQQHLIELIRLRETEAALEFAQSQLAEQGEESRECLTEMERTLALLAFDNPEESPFGDLLNMMQRQKVWSEVNQCVLDYENRESTPKLAKLLKLLLWAQNELDQKKVKYPKMTDLSKGTIEDPK, from the exons ATGAGTTATGCAGAGAAGCCGGAGGACATAACAAGGGAAGAGTGGATGGATAAACTCAACAATGTCCATATTCAGAGAGCTGATATGAACAGGCTCATAATGAACTACTTGGTGACAG AGGGCTTCAAGGAGGCAGCAGAGAAGTTCAGGATGGAGTCCGGAATAGAGCCCAGTGTTGACTTGGATTCCCTAGATGAAAGAATTAAGATCAGAGAGATGATCCTGAAGGGACAGATCCAGGACGCCATAGCGCTGATTAACAGTCTGCACCCAGAGCTGCTGGATACGAACCGTTACCTCTACTTCCACTTACAG cagcagcacctgaTCGAGCTGATTCGTTTGAGGGAGACCGAAGCCGCCCTTGAATTTGCCCAGTCTCAGTTAGCAGAGCAGGGGGAGGAGAGCCGAGAATGTCTGACCGAGATGGAGAGGACACTGGCCCTGCTGGCATTCGACAACCCCGAGGAGTCACCCTTTGGAGATCTGCTCAATATGATGCAGAGACAAAAG GTATGGAGTGAAGTGAATCAGTGTGTGCTAGACTATGAAAACAGAGAGTCGACACCCAAGCTGGCCAAGCTCCTGAAGCTACTGCTGTGGGCTCAAAATGAACTTGACCAAAAGAAAGTGAAGTATCCCAAAATGACAGACCTCAGCAAGGGAACCATCGAAGACCCAAAATAA